From a single Drosophila sulfurigaster albostrigata strain 15112-1811.04 chromosome 3, ASM2355843v2, whole genome shotgun sequence genomic region:
- the LOC133842761 gene encoding uncharacterized protein LOC133842761 isoform X10, protein MPNNRNRNRNRNRNKRNKNQNANQTKQQEEQQEEEIEQPATTTSSSSSLAPADDHQHNDNNVNSGSISNGSSTVSSNDVADHNNSSSNNNAQQVTRAAPVNQPEEDQPKDLAKETQQQQQQQQPVSQQLIDEKAESKAEQAIVVAAAEQPKELNQQIENNSEEQLKELPREEVQKQPEEAAHEQQEQQLKEATQEQPERQSKEVAEEQPEQQSEEVAQEQPIAVIIEKQAIAANQLNNQLNNQAEHQLQQQLNQQAIEQKESCQLNQLSNQQPVEQLPQQPVEHIVPVILEKECNPFEVQSAAAEQQLQQPTVHIVPVFVEKTESYTSQSAEQTVEQSKEQPKEELKQQPVVHFIPVTIEQEVITTSSNMGAKHSKQQREQQQQQKQLPELQQQQKELPQEQQQQQQQTPKAPGSPRQAKVIVHRIVREEVDEVDGTQQQQQQQQQQQQQQQQQQQQQQQQQQQQPQLQQQQPLEFQHQHEQLPQQQPPLAPSQQSPTRQQPAPATLPQQRSTKVIIHQIRVETDEEERARKGKPTIEEISSTTATSAAGTAATTMHSNSNGSIPSSGTLSPPPRYLVESPSPKTPSQVAQFGRFARDVQIQELELNSDCSSGEFNFYGMQSPVVCEVDSEVEAEPLTPQLQPQPQTPTTAVATFSPDVPSNSRAEQQEQLRQRRVQKRVALESHFLPQLLSPRYLDSILEENSETTASGHELALSRSSSNDQNHTRAAAKANESFPRSQLDFSRRHRRREEPVALMLETKLLDQPSDLESCTRLQSTLSPQSEDAELVYLSSSASSSVSDLMELELEQAAALAERALIDLDTDASKLINRPNDPDRFSPATTASTTEPISSANETETEGECEVETEVDTETETNVQSSRESTPVNAHRGNEERTLSPSPGSSLSSLLSAATTPTPAEAPTATPTRERATTAAAAATSTTSAESNEFGLNKLANSSIAASSLSATREEFVRNMEKVRELIEMTRREEENVASNASAYHNGNGNDNNVNVNVNVNGNGNGNGNVNVNEQRRSTVESPPPPPVPPPPSSMHYPTPTTPPTQATHVQLTSLLLKRQESNDSHCSDSTQHSQCTAIHMASPPPTNEPPTPPIRQQQQQQPFAPPQQLSQQQQELSQPQLTQQPELELSAISQFAGETEAERIKKLRLLCTETLASMPYGEQMLEELASVAQNITEQQQQQQQQQKEQQQQQSSNNMPYPLPHLPHISELQLSLGAAKNDAWLGLPTQADPKLLVCLSPGQRALVEQQSSKQSAPDQLLDAHEKFVQRRGYHELSAEQVRAMDSEQLKLEQEQMLKTAAKMRELRKSLTPQPEEQPQQQPQQQLSPVPPPVPVKSAETAAKAKSNQGDDVSQLRSNSSSSSYQKVITSATSSFENKPTAADQQQQQSVSEKLPHSFDQRTSSSTEQQQQTRNSSYMSSNSSSNNKFPASMESELARMFPSIAQQGDIFDEQRKRFSNIEQSLKPAQTKRYSNIETSSFESKKRVENGQVVYDYSNSSREHQEEGEKPQATTATATANGKFPLKVHQIPVRLIEDEVDKAPPVPPPPAPANIMSATKLNGKPNTFIDDAQQQPQQQQQQLSTESNRNISRSEQQLKVNSSSSSNTYEEFRQRAKAAIEAIAQPSNSNNTQPSQPPLDNEKLFKDFDALSQQLNAELQTSRVQREQRDKSASLYDLSRLTQHTNNQSQQHLEQLQQRRHAHMQELEREIERSARSRQERLSSVPRSSEEQQPVEYRARRAESLCNLQQEPLQRPHSSAEHYRVQPQQQQQDDWSRYASDLGYSENIARPFAREVEICYQRQHQRQPLGIRAPRLSMSTNDLSSSSYDSYNAYGGARRHAPMLQQAPQQQRPHYASCYSMIERDPNPTYISTTSRRGVSPAPPAPVTPQPPAYDRQQRRASLPRELHEQQLKYILSKEEELKLEFERLQHERRRLMDEMQRAPTVLQAPPPRRDSYRPAPKLPTLSEDEVFRQQMAEEWMNKVAEREERRQHKIIKISKIEDEQQHATEEQANISDEFLNRVKERRHKLAMPADSDWESGAESQPNLSKSGQAAGSESSDVEAPSMRVLEGKAEANLRELPRHLREFAKFASSEQLEGGQGHVDRMEEQERSEMITDNSHSSASKKSSIVKTYKVSRLPPSVQAIAIKSERPRQQQQEQEQQKQQQRQPQPQPQPQPQSAAMPTMTPAMTAKLRIRPQKQTRFLLSPQQLQRQRQRRSWSESDLLKEIDNELQLAKGFLFANVYKVKHEYLSEPETEYDRPRKMAQLGRRQYEGIGPVTNDGMPIILRSEVQEPHQHEWYKRLYQTIHKQKNGDDYVIRYKCPRARPSYKSNGYVSEPEPNYDSDYSTLKYRTPNPLRVQSVSSAVNVRNLNQDDKLYGTMPNPIKSASNSYKNQPGRIENYTTGHSSVSEKEKKEASAAAVSFFVMCTQLSNCAPYHKKHINKPL, encoded by the exons ATGCCAaataatcgtaatcgtaatcggaATCGTAATCGTAACAAGCGCAATAAGAATCAAAACGCAAATCAAACTAAACAGCAGGAGGAGCAACAGGAGGAGGAAATAGAGCAGCCAGCAACGAcaacttcatcatcatcatcattggcACCCGCTGACGATCATCAgcataatgataataatgtaAATTCTGGCAGCATTTCAAATGGGTCATCAACAGTCAGCAGCAACGATGTTGctgaccacaacaacagctctagcaacaacaacgcacagCAAGTGACAAGAGCAGCGCCAGTGAATCAGCCAGAAGAAGATCAGCCAAAAGATTTAGCTAAAGagacgcaacaacagcaacaacaacagcagccagtgAGTCAGCAACTGATTGATGAAAAAGCAGAGAGCAAAGCTGAGCAAGCGATTGtagttgcagctgcagagcAGCCAAAGGAGTTAAATcagcaaatagaaaataactCTGAAGAGCAGCTAAAGGAACTGCCAAGGGAAGAGGTGCAAAAGCAGCCAGAGGAAGCGGCACAtgagcagcaagagcaacagctaAAGGAAGCTACGCAAGAGCAGCCAGAGCGTCAGTCAAAAGAAGTAGCAGAAGAGCAACCAGAGCAGCAATCAGAGGAAGTGGCACAAGAGCAGCCAATTGCTGTGATAATAGAGAAGCAAGCAATCGCTGCAAATCAGCTAAATAATCAGCTCAATAATCAAGCTGagcatcagctgcagcagcaattaaATCAGCAAGCTATTGAGCAGAAAGAAAGCTGTCAATTAAATCAGTTGAGCAATCAGCAGCCAGTGGAGCAACTACCACAGCAGCCAGTAGAGCACATTGTGCCTGTGATCCTAGAAAAGGAGTGTAATCCATTTGAAGTGCAgtcagctgcagctgagcaacagttgcagcagccaACAGTGCATATAGTGCCAGTGTTTGTGGAAAAGACAGAAAGCTATACAAGTCAAAGTGCAGAACAAACTGTAGAGCAATCAAAGGAGCAGCCAAAAGAAGAGTTAAAGCAGCAACCTGTTGTTCACTTTATTCCTGTAACTATTGAGCAAGAAGTGataacaacaagcagcaacatgGGCGCCAAGCACTCGAAGCAGCAgcgtgagcagcagcagcaacaaaagcagttGCCagaactgcagcaacaacaaaaagagttgccgcaagagcagcaacaacagcagcagcaaacaccGAAAGCGCCTGGAAGTCCACGTCAAGCTAAAGTTATAGTACATCGCATAGTGCGTGAAGAAGTCGATGAAGTAGATGGAactcagcaacaacagcagcaacaacagcagcaacaacagcaacaacagcagcaacaacaacagcagcaacaacaacagcagcagcaaccacaattacaacagcaacagccattAGAATTCCAACATCAGCATGagcaactgccacagcaacagccgccGCTCGCCCCATCACAGCAATCACCCACACGCCAGCAACCAGCGCCAGCAACATTGCCGCAGCAGCGTAGCACGAAGGTGATAATCCATCAGATAAGAGTGGAAACAGACGAGGAGGAACGTGCGCGCAAAGGTAAGCCCACGATCGAAGAGATCAGCAGCaccacagcaacatcagcagcaggcacagcagcaaccacaatgcacagcaatagcaatggcaGCATACCGAGCAGCGGCACTTTGTCACCACCACCCAGATATCTGGTCGAATCCCCCTCACCCAAGACACCATCACAAGTGGCACAATTTGGCAGATTCGCTCGCGATGTGCAGATCCAAGAACTCGAACTGAACAGCGATTGCAGCTCAGGTGAATTCAATTTCTATGGCATGCAATCGCCGGTGGTGTGTGAGGTGGACTCGGAGGTGGAAGCAGAGCCTCTGACACCACAACTGCAACCGCAACCgcaaacaccaacaacagctgtGGCGACATTCTCGCCAGATGTGCCGTCCAACAGTCGAGCggagcaacaggagcagctgCGTCAGAGACGCGTCCAGAAACGTGTGGCACTTGAATCGCACTTTCTGCCGCAGCTGCTCAGTCCGCGCTATCTGGACAGCATACTGGAGGAGAATAGCGAAACCACAGCCTCAGGCCATGAGCTAGCCTTGAGTCGCAGCTCCTCCAACGATCAAAATCACACTCGAGCTGCTGCCAAGGCAAACGAATCGTTTCCTCGCAGTCAACTCGATTTCAGTCGTCGGCACAGACGTCGCGAGGAGCCGGTGGCTCTCATGCTGGAGACAAAGCTGCTCGATCAGCCCAGCGATCTGGAGAGCTGCACCCGACTCCAGAGCACACTGTCACCTCAGTCTGAGGATGCCGAACTTGTTTACCTCAGCTCCTCAGCCTCGAGCAGCGTCTCCGATCTAATGGAACTCGAACTGGAGCAAGCTGCCGCCTTGGCTGAACGTGCTCTCATCGATCTCGACACGGATGCCAGCAAACTGATCAATCGACCCAACGATCCTGACCGCTTCAGTCCAGCTACTACAGCGTCCACAACGGAACCGATCAGCTCAGCCAATGAAACGGAAACCGAGGGCGAATGCGAG GTCGAAACGGAAGTGGACACGGAAACGGAGACGAACGTTCAGTCGAGTCGGGAGAGCACACCTGTTAATGCTCATCGAGGCAACGAAGAGCGAACATTATCGCCATCGCCAGGCAGTTCGCTATCATCGCTGCTCAGTGCTGcgacgacgccgacgccaGCAGAGGCGCCAACAGCGACGCCCACgcgagagagagcaacaacagcagcagcagcagcaacatcgacaacatcgGCTGAGTCCAACGAATTTGGCCTGAACAAATTGGCCAACAGTTCAATTGCAGCGTCGTCGCTGTCGGCAACGCGCGAGGAATTTGTTCGCAATATGGAAAAAGTGCGCGAATTGATCGAAATGACGCGACGCGAAGAGGAAAACGTCGCGAGCAACGCAAGTGCTTACCACAACGGAAATGGTAATGATAATAACGTGAACGTAAACGTGAACGTGAAtggaaacggaaacggaaacgggAACGTAAACGTGAATGAGCAACGTAGGTCAACAGTAGaatcgccaccgccaccgcctgtGCCACCGCCACCCAGCAGCATGCACTATCCCACTCCCACCACCCCCCCAACACAGGCAACGCACGTGCAACTCACCTCGTTGCTGTTGAAGCGTCAGGAATCAAATGATTCGCATTGCTCCgacagcacacagcacagtCAATGCACTGCCATACACATGGCCTCGCCACCACCCACAAACGAACCACCCACGCCCCCAAtacgccagcaacagcagcagcaaccattcGCACCCCCACAGCAACTatcccaacaacaacaagaactatCCCAACCACAGCTAACACAGCAACCAGAATTGGAGCTTAGTGCAATCTCACAATTTGCAGGCGAAACGGAAGCGGAGCGTATCAAGAAACTGCGTCTGCTATGCACCGAGACCTTGGCCTCTATGCCCTATGGCGAGCAGATGCTTGAGGAGCTCGCCAGCGTTGCCCAAAACATAaccgaacagcaacaacaacagcagcagcaacaaaaggaacaacagcaacaacaatcgagcAACAACATGCCTTATCCTTTGCCACATTTGCCGCACATCAGCGAGTTGCAACTGTCGCTGGGCGCAGCCAAGAATGATGCCTGGCTGGGATTGCCGACGCAAGCGGATCCCAAGTTGTTGGTCTGTCTATCGCCCGGTCAGCGTGCTTTGGTCGAGCAGCAATCATCAAAGCAATCGGCGCCCGATCAGCTGCTGGATGCACATGAGAAATTCGTGCAGCGTCGCGGCTATCACGAGTTGAGCGCTGAACAGGTTCGAGCGATGGACAGCGAGCAACTGAAACTGGAGCAGGAGCAGATGCTGAAAACGGCGGCGAAAATGCGTGAATTGCGCAAGAGTTTGACGCCGCAGCCAGAagagcaaccacaacagcaaccacaacaacaattgtcgCCAGTGCCGCCGCCGGTGCCAGTGAAGAGCGCTGAGACCGCAGCGAAGGCAAAGAGCAACCAGGGCGATGACGTAAGCCAGCTGAgaagcaatagcagcagcagcagctatcAGAAGGTGATCACATCAGCGACATCatcatttgaaaataaaccGACAGCAGCtgatcagcaacagcaacagtcagTGTCCGAAAAGTTGCCTCACTCATTTGACCAGCGCACGTCCAGCAGcacagagcaacagcaacagactAGAAACAGCAGCTAcatgagcagcaacagcagcagcaacaacaaattcccAGCCAGCATGGAAAGCGAACTCGCACGCATGTTTCCAAGCATTGCGCAGCAAGGCGACATCTTTGATGAGCAACGCAAGCGTTTCTCCAACATCGAGCAGAGCTTGAAACCTGCGCAAACAAAACGTTACTCGAACATTGAAACGAGTTCGTTTGAGTCGAAGAAACGTGTGGAGAACGGACAAGTTGTCTACGattacagcaacagcagccgggAGCACCAAGAGGAAGGCGAGAAgccacaagcaacaacagcaacagcaacagcaaatggcaaattcCCATTGAAGGTGCATCAGATCCCAGTGCGTTTGATCGAAGATGAGGTGGATAAAGCGCCGCCAGTGCCACCGCCGCCGGCACCAGCAAATATTATGTCAGCTACCAAATTAAATGGCAAGCCAAACACTTTCATTGATGacgcacagcagcaaccacaacagcaacagcaacaactgagcACTGAGAGCAACCGCAACATCTCTCGCAGTGAGCAACAGCTCAAggtgaacagcagcagcagcagcaacacttaTGAGGAATTTCGGCAACGTGCCAAGGCAGCAATCGAAGCAATTGCTCagccaagcaacagcaacaacacgcaACCTTCGCAGCCGCCTTTGGACAATGAAAAGCTGTTCAAGGACTTTGATGCCTTGTCCCAGCAGCTCAATGCCGAACTGCAAACAAGTCGCGTCCAACGCGAGCAACGCGACAAATCCGCCTCGCTCTACGATCTCAGTCGCCTGACGCAGCACACCAACAACCAGAGCCAGCAGCATctcgagcagctgcagcagcgacgccaTGCGCACATGCAGGAGCTGGAGCGTGAAATCGAACGCTCCGCACGCTCCCGCCAGGAGCGTCTCTCCTCGGTGCCACGCAGCAGCGAGGAGCAACAGCCTGTGGAGTATCGTGCACGACGCGCCGAATCGCTCTGCAATCTGCAGCAGGAGCCGCTCCAACGTCCGCACAGCTCAGCGGAACATTATCGTgtgcaaccacagcaacagcaacaggatgATTGGTCGCGTTATGCCAGCGATTTGGGCTACTCGGAGAACATTGCGCGTCCGTTTGCACGCGAGGTGGAGATTTGCTATCAGCGGCAGCATCAAAGGCAACCGCTGGGAATACGCGCTCCCCGCTTGTCGATGAGCACCAACGATTTGTCGAGCAGTAGCTACGATAGCTACAATGCGTATGGCGGAGCGCGGAGGCATGCACCGATGTTGCAACAGGcgccgcagcaacagcgaccACATTACGCCAGCTGCTATTCGATGATCGAACGTGATCCGAATCCCACGTACATCAGCACCACCTCAAGGCGTGGCGTCTCCCCCGCCCCACCGGCACCTGTCACCCCGCAGCCGCCCGCTTACGATCGGCAGCAGAGACGCGCGAGCTTGCCACGCGAGTTGCACGAACAGCAGCTGAAGTACATACTCAGTAAGGAGGAGGAACTGAAGCTGGAGTTTGAGCGTTTGCAGCATGAACGCCGTCGCCTGATGGACGAGATGCAACGTGCCCCGACGGTGTTGCAAGCGCCGCCGCCACGTCGTGATAGCTATCGACCGGCGCCCAAGTTGCCCACGCTCAGCGAGGACGAAGTGTTCCGCCAGCAGATGGCCGAGGAGTGGATGAACAAGGTGGCGGAGCGTGAGGAGCGACGCCAGCACAAGATCATCAAGATCTCAAAGATCGAGGATGAGCAACAGCATGCCACCGAGGAGCAGGCGAACATCAGCGATGAGTTTCTCAATCGCGTCAAGGAACGTCGGCATAAGCTCGCAATGCCCGCAGACAGCGATTGGGAGAGTGGcgccgaatcgcaaccgaatctgAGCAAATCGGGTCAGGCGGCAGGCAGCGAATCGTCGGATGTGGAGGCGCCATCGATGCGTGTACTCGAGGGTAAGGCGGAGGCAAATCTGCGCGAGTTGCCGCGACATTTGCGCGAGTTTGCCAAGTTcgcgagcagcgagcagctcGAGGGCGGCCAAGGGCATGTGGATCGCATGGAGGAGCAGGAGCGCAGCGAGATGATCACGGACAATTCGCATAGCAGTGCCAGCAAGAAGTCGAGCATTGTGAAGACGTACAAGGTGTCCAGGCTGCCGCCTTCCGTACAGG CCATAGCAATTAAATCCGAGAGGCcgagacaacagcaacaagagcaagagcaacaaaagcagcagcagcgacagccgcagccgcagccgcaacCTCAGCCGCAGTCAGCAGCGATGCCAACGATGACGCCAGCGATGACTGcgaaattgcgtatacgaccCCAGAAACAGACGCGATTTCTGCTATCaccgcagcagctgcagcgacagagacagcgacgcAGCTGGTCGGAGAGTGATCTGCTCAAGGAGATCGACAACGAGCTGCAGCTGGCCAAGGGCTTTCTCTTTGCCAACG TCTACAAAGTCAAGCACGAGTATTTGAGCGAACCGGAAACGGAATACGATCGTCCGCGCAAAATGGCGCAATTAGGTCGACGGCAATACGAAGGCATCGGTCCGGTGACCAACGATGGAATGCCCATAATACTTAGATCG GAGGTCCAGGAACCGCATCAGCATGAATGGTACAAGCGACTGTATCAGACCATACATAAGCAGAAGAATGGCG ACGATTACGTGATACGCTACAAGTGTCCCAGAG CTCGTCCATCGTATAAGAGCAATGGTTATGTGTCTGAACCTGAACCCAACTACGATTCCGATTACTCAACTCTAAAGTATCGCACACCGAATCCGCTACGTGTGCAGTCTGTATCCTCGGCTGTCAATGTGCGCAATCTAAATCAGGACGATAA ATTGTATGGTACTATGCCCAATCCGATAAAATCGGCATCGAATTCATACAAAAATCAACCCGGTCGCATTGAGAACTACACAACTGGACATTCGTCTGTGtcggagaaggagaagaaggaggCAAGTGCCGCAGCAGTGAGCTTTTTTGTCATGTGTACACAACTATCAAACTGCGCTCCCTACCACAAAAAGCATATCAATAAACCATTATAA